The DNA region GGTCACAATTCGACCGGATTCACCTTCTTGTGTAGGTTTGACGTGCTTGGTTTTGATATTTACGCCTTTAACGATGACTTTGCTTAACTTGGGATACGTCTTGAGGACTTCGCCGACTTTGCCTTTGTCACTACCTGAGATAACTTGTACGGTATCTCCGGTTTTGACGTGCATTTTGTGGCGAATCGGCGCATTCCCGTTTTTACGTGCAGCCATTACAGCACCTCCGGAGCCAGGGAAACGATTTTGGTAAAGTTTTTGTCGCGTAGTTCGCGGGCAACAGGTCCAAAAACACGCGTACCTCTGGGATTACCATCGGCATTAATAATGACCGCAGCATTGTCATCAAAGCGAATGCTCATGCCACTATCGCGACGCAATCCTTTACGCGTACGCACGATGACTGCGCGCACAACATCTGATTTTTTGACTGCCATATTCGGAATGGCATCTTTAACAACGGCGATAATCACATCGCCTACATTGCCATAACGGCGATTACCTGCGCCCATAACGCGAATGCACATGAGTTTGCGCGCACCGCTATTATCAGCAACATTAAGGTAAGACTGGGGTTGAATCACGGTTTGTCTCCCGATTGTCTAGCTAGTAGTGGCACTACTCAGAATTTCTTTAACTACCCAGCGTTTTGTGCGGCTGAGCGGTCTTGTTTCTTGAATGCGGACGCGATCGCCTTCTTTACACTCATTTGCTTCGTCATGAGCTTTATAGCGCCGTGTTTGGACAACGATTTTTCCGTACTTGGGGTGAGGAGCGCGGTTTTCTACGGCGACGACAACCGTTTTTTCCATTTTGTCGCTCACCACTACGCCAACTCGTTCTTTAATTGCCATAGTTATCTATTTTTCTGCAACCGACTGTGATGATTGTGCTGCTAACTTTCTTTCGTGTTCTACAGTGAGCAATTGGGCTAGCTGGTGCCGAGCGTGCTTGAACTGATGTGGTTTTTCTAACTGTCGTGTAGCTTTTTGCAAACGCAGTTGAAATAGTTGCTTTTTCAGCGCCGCGATTTGAGTCGTTAGTTCTTCGTCACTCAAGTTTCTCGCTTCGGAAATTTTCGGAAGTGGCATTGAATTAGACCTCCTCCTCAGAACGCACAATAAACTTTGTTTTGATTGGCAACTTGTACATTGCCAAGCGCATCGCTTCGCGGGCGGTTGCTTCGGGAACACCCGCGATTTCAAATAATATCCGTCCTGGTTTAACAACTGCTACCCAGTATTCTGGCGAACCTTTACCCGAACCCATCCGTGTTTCGGCTGGGCGCATCGTTACCGGCTTATCAGGAAAAATGCGAATCCAAATTTTACCACCACGGCGGATGTAGCGAGTCATTGCTCGCCGCGAAG from Chroogloeocystis siderophila 5.2 s.c.1 includes:
- the rpmC gene encoding 50S ribosomal protein L29; the encoded protein is MPLPKISEARNLSDEELTTQIAALKKQLFQLRLQKATRQLEKPHQFKHARHQLAQLLTVEHERKLAAQSSQSVAEK
- the rpsQ gene encoding 30S ribosomal protein S17 translates to MAIKERVGVVVSDKMEKTVVVAVENRAPHPKYGKIVVQTRRYKAHDEANECKEGDRVRIQETRPLSRTKRWVVKEILSSATTS
- the rplX gene encoding 50S ribosomal protein L24 is translated as MAARKNGNAPIRHKMHVKTGDTVQVISGSDKGKVGEVLKTYPKLSKVIVKGVNIKTKHVKPTQEGESGRIVTSEAPIHSSNVMLYSTKQNVASRVCYTFNEQGRKVRMLKKTGEILDK
- the rplP gene encoding 50S ribosomal protein L16 — protein: MLSPRRTKFRKQQRGRMEGVATRGNTLNFGDFGLQALEPAWITSRQIEASRRAMTRYIRRGGKIWIRIFPDKPVTMRPAETRMGSGKGSPEYWVAVVKPGRILFEIAGVPEATAREAMRLAMYKLPIKTKFIVRSEEEV
- the rplN gene encoding 50S ribosomal protein L14, which encodes MIQPQSYLNVADNSGARKLMCIRVMGAGNRRYGNVGDVIIAVVKDAIPNMAVKKSDVVRAVIVRTRKGLRRDSGMSIRFDDNAAVIINADGNPRGTRVFGPVARELRDKNFTKIVSLAPEVL